In Aedes albopictus strain Foshan chromosome 3, AalbF5, whole genome shotgun sequence, the genomic window agaataaaagaaaaatcccctttaaaatgtaaaatttatttcaacgaAAATTGGTTCCTTcattcccaaggcgcatgagctttccaataaaggattaaagcaacatgcgacatatgcttgaaaagactgtgttggaagaatgtactatagatatcattggccatatcagttgatacatacttaagtcaattttttctatcccattctttcgaaatgaagattgatacgtcgctcggcatgttttggttacaaaccagaaatgtttccgatgacacccccgtggaacctgtgctaaatGTTCCGAGGTGGCTGTAGAGGCACCGATGACGTCGGACCGTGCCTAACGGTCACCGACACATGCGCGCGAGACTGGCCTCACCTATATTAGATATCATTGAGCAATGGCAATGAAATCACGTGTGGGTATGATAGAAAATTGTAAACAGAACCGTAACAATAGCAAGCTATAGCGTTGGAGTTAAAGAGAAGATTATTGAAAATAAGTGATTAAATCTTGTTTGAAGCTTAAAATAAAATCGGGCAAATTGAAGAAGGGGATAATTTGTACCAGGTAATATGGATTGCAATTAACTTAAATTGAATACTAACTGCTAAATGTTGTAGGCCAAAAATAGATTGCAGTGGACCCTAGCAGACACTGAACTTTAGTTGCGAGGGAAACTATCCATGTAAGATAAAATAATTTACTTTATTATGCTGAACTAcaaaaaatatacatattttaGTTTTGAGCTGTTGTGAACCGCACCCTGCTACAAAAATAGTTTTCAACTGATCCGAATATCCTCAAAAATGGATAAACAATTGCCAGGGGACGGATCTAACCTCACCGATGACAAGACGGCGTACAACTGTGCGATATGTAGTCGTCCGGATCACGACGAGGATCATATGGTGTTCTGCGAGGGTTGCAAGGTATGGCTACATTTCAGCTGTGCCGGTGTAGGATCAGAGGTCGAGTACGACGAAAACTGGCGATGCTCTTCGTGCCGTGAATTTGACCCGACTAAGTCGAGTGACGAGGAAAGCGATGCTGAAGGTGCTATCTCAGTGGATGATACGATTGATGGAGCTAGAAAAAGCAGTGCCCCAAACCCCCAAACTGTCTCGGAAGACGAAGAGGTTGCCGCGGCAATAAAGAGGATGAAGATGGAGAAGGAGCGTATGAAGAGACGGATGGAGCAGAAGCTGGCGCTGGCTAAGGCCCAAATGGAACTCGAGAACGAGAAGCTTGAGATGGAGTGGGCCTTGGAGAAGCAAATCATGGAGATGAAGATTGCATCGAAGGCGGCTTTCCAGAAGAAGAGGGAgatggaaaagaagaagttgCAGAATCAGCTTCAGGAATTGTGTAACGGCGAAGTGCGGATGGAATCTGAGATCCGGAAGCTGGAGAAGCAAAAGGAAGAAGCGAAACGATCGGTAGCGGATAAGAAGGGAACGAGAACTAAACCGGAAGAAATACCGACAAGGCCGGTGAGTTCCACTCCGATAGTGCATCCAGAAGCAAGTACGTCCACAGCTGGGGCGAAGAAGAAGATCGTCGATCGACAGGACTTGGTAGTACCAGTTGAGAAGAAGAAGTTCTGTGGAAATGcgaaaaaagaagaaaatgtgTCCAAAGAAGAAAGTGAGAGTTGTGAAGAGAGCTCACAAGCGGATTCGCTGAGCGCGAATCAGAGCGGATCGTCTAGCGAAACAACGACCGACGAAGAGGAAGAACAGAAGGACAAGAAGAAGCGACATCGGAAGGAAAAAATGGTCCCAACGAAAGCACAAATATCAGCGAGGCAGTTTCTATCGCGAAAGCTGCCAATATTCACCGGCCGGCCAGACGAATGGCCTATATTTATTAGCAGCTTTAATACGACGACCAGAGCTTGCGGGTTTTCAAACCTTGAAAACCTGGCACGATTGCAGGAGAGCTTGAAAGGCCCTGCGAGAGAGGCGGTGTGCAGTAGGATGTTGTTGCCAGAAGCGGTCCCTCAAATCATTGACACGCTGCGGATGTTATACGGGCGGCCGGAACAACTGCTCAACACACTACTAGCGAAGGTACGGAAAGCGGAACCTCCGAAGGCAGACCGGTTAGAATCGTTCATCAGCTTTGGGATGGTGGTTCAACAGTTGTGTGATCACCTCGAAGCGACGCAACTGAATGATCACCTAGTGAACCCACTGTTGATACAAGAACTGGTCGAGAAGCTACCACCGTCGACGAAAATGGATTGGGTCCGAGTGAAGCGGCAGCACACCAAGATCACCCTGCGTACGCTGTCTGATTTCCTGTCGGATCTGGTGTCTACGGCAAGTGAGGCGACTGGGATAGTTGATGTACCGCAGAATCCAGTAAATCGTCCCGGGAAGTCCAAAGGAGGGAAGCAAAGAGAGTACGAGAGTCATACCAACACGCACATCGATGATTCTTCGAAGAGACCAGAACAGCCAAGAACGCCCTGTCCGGTGTGTCGTCGCACTGATCATAGACTGAGGAACTGTGATGAGTTTCGTAAGATGAACGTTCATCAACGTCTGCAAGTCGTGGATCGATTCGAGCTGTGCCCGTCCTGCTTGAATGCTCACGGGAAAAGCCGATGCAAGGCGAATATCCGGTGCAAATTTGAGAGGTGCCAAGGCCAACACAACACAATGCTGCATCGTACGGTGTCGGAAATGCGTTCGGATTGCAACGCCCACAGTGCGACTGTGCAGTTGCCAATCATCTTTAGAATGATTCCGGTAACGCTGAGCTTCGGGAAAAGATCAGTCACTACTATGGCATTTCTCGACGAAGGTAGCTCTTACTCGTTGATTGAACATTCCGTTGCAAATCAATTGAAAGCGGTTGGAAAGCCGCAACCGCTACGAGTAACTTGGACAGCAGGAATGAGTAGACTGGAACGAGATTCGGTGCTGCTGAATCTGGACATTTCCGCCGTCGGATCACAGGAAACGTTTCCGATGAACAATGTCCACACCGTCGAACAACTCAAGTTGCCCAAGCAGTCGTTAAACTACCGTGAACTAGCCGAACGATATGGCCATCTTCGACATCTTCCGTTGATTGAATACCCGAGTGATTCACCGAAGATCTTGATAGGTTTGAAGCACCTAGATCTGTTCGCTCCTATTGAATCGCGTGTTGGACAAAGCGGAGAGCCGATTGCAATCAGGTCTAAGCTTGGATGGACGGTGTACGGTCCACAAGAAGGAGGTAGTCTGCGTACAGCATACGTTGGCCATCATTCATGCACTGGTATATCGAACCAGGGATTGCATGATCTTCTAAAGTCGCACTACGTATTAGAAGAGGCTGGAGTTTCGGTAGAAGTGCTTCCGGAGTCAGCGGAAAATCGACGAGCCCGTGAAATACTAGAGAGAACAACAAAGAGAGTAGGAGACAGATTCATCACGGGATTGTTATGGAAAGAGGAAGATCCGTCGCTACCGGATAGCTACCCGATGGCGGCACGCCGCATGAGGACTTTGGAGAAACGCTTGTCCCAAATGCCAGTACTAAAGCAAAACGTCCAGAATCAGCTGATCGAGTACCAAACAAAAGGATACTGCCACGAAGCAACGGTCGACGAGTTGAGGAATACTAGCCAGAAGAAGATCTGGTACTTGCCTCTAAATGTTGTCATCAACCCGAAGAAGCCGAACAAAGTTCGTCTGGTTTGGGACGCCGCGGCTGCTGTAGGAGGCGTCTCGCTGAATTCGAAGCTCTTGAAAGGTCCAGACTTCCTAACATCGTTGCCATCGGTGGTGTGTAAGTTCCGGGAACATCGTATCGGATTCGGTGGAGATATCCGAGAGATGTTCCACCAGTTGCAAATCCGCCAGGAAGACAAGCAAGCTCTACGGTTCATGTATGGCGGAAAAATCTACGTGATGGACTGCGCGATTTTTGGAGCGACCTGTTCACCAAGCCAGGCATTGTACGTGAAGGACCGAAATGCCAGTGAATTTGTGAATCGTTACCCGGCTGCAGTCGATGCGATCGTAAAAAGACATTATGTGGACGATTACTTCGACAGTACAGAAACCGTCGAAGAAGCGGTGCAAAAGGCCAGCGAAGTTCGATTCATCCATTCGAAGGGAGGCTTCGAAATCCGGAATTGGGTTTCGAACTCCACCGAAGTCCTTCAACAGCTAGGTGAGTCGAAAACGAACCAAATTGTCCACTTCAATACTGACAAATCCACCGGGAATGAGCGGGTTCTGGGCATCGTCTGGGACTCTCAGGCTGATGTATTCACATTTGCGATGAAGCTGCCGGAAAATCTTCAGCCGTATTTGTCGAGCAATCAACGGCCAACCAAGCGAATTGTCCTCAGCATAGTAATGAGTTTTTTCGACCCTCTGGGACTGCTGACGCTTTTCACTATACAAGGGAAAATCATAATCCAGGACTTGTGGCGTACGGGGTGCGATTGGGATGAGGCAATAGACGACGGCTGTTTCGCTAAGTGGCAAAAATGGACTGCACTGTTGTCAGATGTTGAGAAGATAAGAATTCCTCGTCACTATTTCAGTGGAGGCATAACGCTGGACTACGATTCGTTGGAGCTACACGTCTTTGTAGATGCCAGTGAAGGAGCGTATGGCTGTGTAGCATATTTCCGTATGCTGGTGGATGGACTTCCTCGGTGTTCTCTGGTACAAGCTAGGTCGAAGGTGGCACCGCTTAGACAGTATTCAACACCTCGGTTGGAGCTGATGGCAGCGGTATTGGGTGCAAAGATGGCAGAAACAATACGAGAGAACCATAGTCTTCGAGTGAAACGTGTGCAATTTTGGACCGATTCGAGTACAGTGTATTCCTGGATCGTGTCAGATCACCGCCGATACAAGGTGTTCGTAGCATACAGAATCGGCGAAATCCTGAGCAAGACAAGTCCATCGGATTGGCGATGGGTGCGCACAAAACTAAACATAGCAGATGACCTGACGAAGTGGAAGGATGGAACGAAAATCGAATCCGATGGGCAATGGTTCACCGGGCCTAAATACCTGTACGAGAGTGAAGATAAGTGGCCTAGACCAGAGCCCCCCCGACCAAACGTTGGTGAAGAGCTTCGAGCAAGCTGTCTATTCCACAACACGGAGAGCgcagaagcgttgatcgattgcACTAGAATCTCCAAGTGGAATGTATTAGTCCGAACGATGGCTTGTGTCCTACGGTTCATCTCCAACATCCGCCGGAAACAGCAAGGATTGTCGATCGAGCTGCTACCAGTGGACTTAGCAGTTCGGAAGGTGCGAAGGTCGGCCGTGGTCGAGCGGTCGTTTTCACGAGAAGAATACCAACATGCGGAGCGCCATCTGTGGAGAATGGCACAAGAGGAATCATATCCTGACGAGGTGAAGATTCTACGAAGATGCAGAGAAGGAAAGCAGGGCAAGATTGAGAGGTCTAGCATGCTGTTGAAGTTGTCTCCGGTATTAGATGAAGATAACGTGCTGCGGATGGACGGTAGGGTGCAAGAAGGTGAATTTGTTCCATTTGAGCTGCAGTTTCCAGTGATTTTGCCGAGAAAGCACCCTATAACGACCAAATTGATCGAATATTACCACCAGATGTTTGGGCATGCCAATAGGGAGACGGTAGTCAATCAGCTAAGACAGCGTTTCTATATCCCTGCCGTTCGCAGAGAGGTAGAAAGAATTGCTCGAGAATGTGTTTGGTGCAGGGTGCACAAGTGTAAGCCAGTGGTTCCTCGCATGGCGCCACTCCCAGTGCAAAGAACAACGCCGTTTATGCGCCCATTCAGCTACACCGGAGTGGACTTTTTTGGTCCGATCAATGTCGTCGTTGGGCGGCATAAGGAAAAGCGTTGGTGCGCGTTGTTTACGTGCTTCGGAACAAGAGCCATACATCTGGAAATAGTTCACAGCTTATCCACACCAGCGTGTCTGATGGCTATACGAAGATTTGTCTGTCGGCGAGGAGTTCCAGTAGAGTTCTTTTCCGACAATGGAACTAATTTCGTCGGAGCAAGCAAGATAGTGGTAAAGAAGATAGAAGCCGATTGTTCGGAGGCGTTGACGAGCTCGCGGACGCGGTGGAACTTTAATCCTCCCTCGGCACCGCACTTCGGCGGCGTATGGGAACGGCTAGTTCGGTCGGTAAAGAAGGCTATGGAGGTTTTGGACGATGGACGTAAGCTGACTGACGAAGTATTGTTAACTACATTGGCTGAGGCAGAGGATTTAGTTAATTCTCGACCACTAACGTACGTCCCTCAAGAGCCAGGTAACAGCGGATCCATTACGCCAAATAATTTCCTGAAAGGGCTTCCAATAGGAGAGACTGAATGCGGAATACCACCAACCAGTGAAGCTGAGGCCTTACGAGACAGCCACAAAAGAGCACAGATGCTTGCAGATCGGTTATGGAAGCGATGGCTGGTCGAATATCTACCGCATATCAACCGACGTACAAAGTGGCACGAAGAACAACCGACGTTGGAAGTTGGCGAGATTGTGTATGTTGCCGATGATGACAACAGGAAGTGCTGGGTACGAGCAATCGTTGAAGAAGTGAAACCAGGAACCGACGGAAGGATCAGACAAGCACTAGTCCGAACGACCAAGGGAACCTACAGACGCCCTGTGGCAAAGCTTGCGATGCCTGAGATACGATGGCGTAAATCTGGCTACGGTGGAGAACCTACTCCAGTGTTACGGGGAGGGGCTGTAGAGGCACCGATGACGTCGGACCGTGCCTAACGGTCACCGACACATGCGCGCGAGACTGGCCTCACCTATATTAGATATCATTGAGCAATGGCAATGAAATCACGTGTGGGTATGATAGAAAATTGTAAACAGAACCGTAACAATAGCAAGCTATAGCGTTGGAGTTAAAGAGAAGATTATTGAAAATAAGTGATTAAATCTTGTTTGAAGCTTAAAATAAAATCGGGCAAATTGAAGAAGGGGATAATTTGTACCAGGTAATATGGATTGCAATTAACTTAAATTGAATACTAACTGCTAAATGTTGTAGGCCAAAAATAGATTGCAGTGGACCCTAGCAGACACTGAACTTTAGTTGCGAGGGAAACTATCCATGTAAGATAAAATAATTTACTTTATTATGCTGAACTAcaaaaaatatacatattttaGTTTTGAGCTGTTGTGAACCGCACCCTGCTACAAAAATAGTTTTCAACTGATCCGAATAGTGGCcatttagttgatacatacttaagtctatccacagacaaacagacgtaacacctagaacaattttcgtgaaaatcatcgcccagttcacactaaaatcacctggtggaaatgtttcacgaaacactgcgttgtgcaatatcgtcaacagaaggcgctagtgttgaacgtcaaaagcaaataaaaacaatgtgcccgcctttggttgtgaaagcgacaactatgaagatataaaatgatcgttaaaagcat contains:
- the LOC134290088 gene encoding uncharacterized protein LOC134290088, yielding MDKQLPGDGSNLTDDKTAYNCAICSRPDHDEDHMVFCEGCKVWLHFSCAGVGSEVEYDENWRCSSCREFDPTKSSDEESDAEGAISVDDTIDGARKSSAPNPQTVSEDEEVAAAIKRMKMEKERMKRRMEQKLALAKAQMELENEKLEMEWALEKQIMEMKIASKAAFQKKREMEKKKLQNQLQELCNGEVRMESEIRKLEKQKEEAKRSVADKKGTRTKPEEIPTRPVSSTPIVHPEASTSTAGAKKKIVDRQDLVVPVEKKKFCGNAKKEENVSKEESESCEESSQADSLSANQSGSSSETTTDEEEEQKDKKKRHRKEKMVPTKAQISARQFLSRKLPIFTGRPDEWPIFISSFNTTTRACGFSNLENLARLQESLKGPAREAVCSRMLLPEAVPQIIDTLRMLYGRPEQLLNTLLAKVRKAEPPKADRLESFISFGMVVQQLCDHLEATQLNDHLVNPLLIQELVEKLPPSTKMDWVRVKRQHTKITLRTLSDFLSDLVSTASEATGIVDVPQNPVNRPGKSKGGKQREYESHTNTHIDDSSKRPEQPRTPCPVCRRTDHRLRNCDEFRKMNVHQRLQVVDRFELCPSCLNAHGKSRCKANIRCKFERCQGQHNTMLHRTVSEMRSDCNAHSATVQLPIIFRMIPVTLSFGKRSVTTMAFLDEGSSYSLIEHSVANQLKAVGKPQPLRVTWTAGMSRLERDSVLLNLDISAVGSQETFPMNNVHTVEQLKLPKQSLNYRELAERYGHLRHLPLIEYPSDSPKILIGLKHLDLFAPIESRVGQSGEPIAIRSKLGWTVYGPQEGGSLRTAYVGHHSCTGISNQGLHDLLKSHYVLEEAGVSVEVLPESAENRRAREILERTTKRVGDRFITGLLWKEEDPSLPDSYPMAARRMRTLEKRLSQMPVLKQNVQNQLIEYQTKGYCHEATVDELRNTSQKKIWYLPLNVVINPKKPNKVRLVWDAAAAVGGVSLNSKLLKGPDFLTSLPSVVCKFREHRIGFGGDIREMFHQLQIRQEDKQALRFMYGGKIYVMDCAIFGATCSPSQALYVKDRNASEFVNRYPAAVDAIVKRHYVDDYFDSTETVEEAVQKASEVRFIHSKGGFEIRNWVSNSTEVLQQLGESKTNQIVHFNTDKSTGNERVLGIVWDSQADVFTFAMKLPENLQPYLSSNQRPTKRIVLSIVMSFFDPLGLLTLFTIQGKIIIQDLWRTGCDWDEAIDDGCFAKWQKWTALLSDVEKIRIPRHYFSGGITLDYDSLELHVFVDASEGAYGCVAYFRMLVDGLPRCSLVQARSKVAPLRQYSTPRLELMAAVLGAKMAETIRENHSLRVKRVQFWTDSSTVYSWIVSDHRRYKVFVAYRIGEILSKTSPSDWRWVRTKLNIADDLTKWKDGTKIESDGQWFTGPKYLYESEDKWPRPEPPRPNVGEELRASCLFHNTESAEALIDCTRISKWNVLVRTMACVLRFISNIRRKQQGLSIELLPVDLAVRKVRRSAVVERSFSREEYQHAERHLWRMAQEESYPDEVKILRRCREGKQGKIERSSMLLKLSPVLDEDNVLRMDGRVQEGEFVPFELQFPVILPRKHPITTKLIEYYHQMFGHANRETVVNQLRQRFYIPAVRREVERIARECVWCRVHKCKPVVPRMAPLPVQRTTPFMRPFSYTGVDFFGPINVVVGRHKEKRWCALFTCFGTRAIHLEIVHSLSTPACLMAIRRFVCRRGVPVEFFSDNGTNFVGASKIVVKKIEADCSEALTSSRTRWNFNPPSAPHFGGVWERLVRSVKKAMEVLDDGRKLTDEVLLTTLAEAEDLVNSRPLTYVPQEPGNSGSITPNNFLKGLPIGETECGIPPTSEAEALRDSHKRAQMLADRLWKRWLVEYLPHINRRTKWHEEQPTLEVGEIVYVADDDNRKCWVRAIVEEVKPGTDGRIRQALVRTTKGTYRRPVAKLAMPEIRWRKSGYGGEPTPVLRGGAVEAPMTSDRA